Proteins co-encoded in one Methylomonas albis genomic window:
- a CDS encoding formate dehydrogenase beta subunit: protein MTRVFISRDSTALSLGAEQVAKTLEQQASSKGLSAEIVRNGSRGLFWLEPLVEVETSQGRIAYGPVQVEDVASLLDANLLEGKQHPLYLGNIEEIAYFKNQNRLTFARVGLTDPVNIDDYLANDGYRGLKNALALQATEIVKQVTDSGLRGRGGAAFPTGIKWNTVLNAPADQKYIVCNADEGDSGTFSDRMIMEGDPFVLIEGMTIAGLAVGATQGYIYLRVEYPHAKIALNQAIEAAYQNGYLGENIQNSGKTFHLEVRSGAGAYICGEETSLLESLEGKRGLVRFKPPLPAIVGLFGKPTIVNNVISLASIPVILDKGGEYYKNYGMGRSRGTLPLQLAGNIKHPGLFEVAFGMTLRELLYDYGGGSASGRPIRAVQVGGPLGAYLHDGQFDTPLDYEAFAAISAVLGHGGIVVHDDTVNMADMARYAMEFCVEESCGKCTPCRIGSTRGVEVIDRIVDGVQKDKNTVLLRDLCDTMTYGSLCAMGGMTPFPVLSALNHFPEDFGLPSAKA from the coding sequence ATGACCCGCGTATTTATCTCCCGCGATTCCACCGCGCTTTCCTTAGGTGCAGAGCAAGTTGCCAAGACCTTAGAACAGCAAGCCTCCAGCAAAGGCCTATCAGCAGAAATCGTCCGAAATGGCTCTCGCGGATTGTTCTGGCTAGAACCCCTCGTGGAAGTGGAAACCAGCCAAGGCAGAATAGCCTATGGCCCCGTTCAAGTAGAAGATGTGGCGTCTTTACTCGATGCAAACCTGTTGGAAGGTAAGCAACACCCACTTTATTTAGGCAACATTGAAGAAATAGCTTATTTCAAAAATCAAAACCGTCTTACCTTTGCTCGCGTTGGCTTAACCGACCCAGTCAACATCGACGATTATTTAGCTAACGATGGATATCGGGGGTTGAAAAATGCGTTGGCATTGCAAGCAACCGAGATCGTCAAGCAAGTTACTGATTCAGGCCTGCGCGGCCGTGGCGGCGCTGCGTTTCCGACCGGTATCAAATGGAATACGGTGTTAAACGCCCCAGCTGATCAAAAATACATAGTCTGCAACGCCGACGAAGGTGACTCCGGCACATTTTCTGATCGCATGATCATGGAAGGCGACCCCTTCGTATTGATCGAAGGTATGACTATCGCCGGCTTGGCCGTAGGCGCAACGCAAGGCTATATCTATCTGCGTGTCGAATACCCGCATGCTAAGATTGCCCTGAACCAAGCCATAGAAGCCGCTTACCAAAACGGTTATTTAGGCGAAAACATCCAGAACAGCGGTAAAACCTTTCACCTTGAAGTACGTAGCGGCGCTGGCGCCTATATCTGCGGCGAAGAAACCTCGCTATTGGAAAGCCTGGAAGGTAAACGCGGCTTGGTTCGTTTCAAACCACCACTCCCAGCAATTGTCGGCTTATTCGGCAAGCCCACTATAGTCAACAACGTGATTTCGCTGGCATCGATTCCAGTAATTCTGGATAAGGGCGGCGAATACTACAAAAATTATGGCATGGGCCGTTCTCGCGGTACGCTACCTCTGCAATTGGCTGGAAATATCAAGCACCCCGGTCTGTTCGAGGTAGCTTTTGGCATGACCTTGCGCGAGTTACTTTATGATTACGGCGGCGGTTCCGCCAGTGGCCGGCCAATACGCGCGGTACAGGTTGGCGGACCACTCGGCGCTTATTTGCACGACGGCCAATTCGATACACCGTTGGATTACGAAGCCTTCGCAGCCATTTCAGCAGTATTAGGACATGGCGGCATTGTGGTTCATGACGACACCGTCAACATGGCCGACATGGCGCGATACGCAATGGAGTTTTGTGTGGAAGAATCCTGCGGTAAATGCACACCTTGCCGAATTGGATCGACGCGTGGCGTCGAAGTGATCGACCGCATCGTCGATGGCGTGCAAAAGGATAAAAACACCGTGTTGTTGCGCGATTTGTGTGACACCATGACTTATGGATCTTTGTGTGCAATGGGCGGCATGACACCTTTCCCGGTGTTAAGTGCGCTGAATCATTTCCCTGAAGACTTTGGCCTACCATCCGCCAAAGCCTGA
- a CDS encoding formate dehydrogenase subunit gamma: MQDYQTQKPTVLEILNTHQAMPGNLLPILHGIQDTLGYIPPAAVVDIAKSLNLSQAEVHGVISFYHYFRETPPGEHTIRICRAESCQAMNGKSLESHAKQQLGIDFHETTADGIFSLEPVYCLGNCACSPSITVDNEVIGRVTNEKFDRLLATYKGAKQ, encoded by the coding sequence ATGCAAGACTATCAAACCCAAAAACCCACAGTGTTGGAAATACTGAACACTCATCAAGCGATGCCGGGTAATCTTCTGCCGATTCTGCATGGTATTCAGGACACCCTGGGCTATATCCCGCCGGCCGCCGTAGTAGACATTGCCAAGTCGCTCAATCTTTCCCAAGCGGAAGTTCACGGGGTTATTAGTTTTTATCATTATTTTCGGGAAACACCGCCCGGAGAACATACGATACGTATTTGTCGAGCCGAATCATGTCAAGCCATGAACGGAAAATCCCTAGAAAGCCATGCCAAACAACAACTTGGCATCGATTTTCACGAAACAACAGCCGACGGAATTTTTTCACTAGAACCGGTTTATTGCTTGGGTAACTGCGCTTGTTCACCGTCGATTACCGTAGACAACGAGGTAATTGGCCGCGTCACAAACGAAAAATTTGATCGATTGCTAGCCACTTATAAAGGTGCCAAACAATGA
- a CDS encoding (2Fe-2S)-binding protein: MYVCVCKAVTDRQVTQAISQGVCNRRQLMQCTGAGGVCGKCTASFKALLDENAQNRAIQAHAA, from the coding sequence ATGTACGTATGTGTGTGTAAAGCAGTCACCGATAGGCAGGTTACGCAAGCGATTAGTCAAGGTGTGTGCAATCGCAGGCAGTTGATGCAATGCACGGGTGCGGGCGGGGTGTGTGGAAAATGCACCGCCAGTTTTAAAGCGTTGCTGGATGAAAATGCGCAGAATCGGGCGATACAAGCTCACGCGGCATAG
- a CDS encoding peptidylprolyl isomerase: MKLKLIPLILASSVLLPGCFEEKAKDTATPAAPTVSKEDAVASVNGTYISKKTLETLEKEIAERSQGQTFPKEQLLEELIQRELLIQQAVQKQLDKSPEVIERMATVRNSLLSQAALQDYLKANPVTDEEIKAEYDSKMANMGSEYKARHILVKTEDEAKKLIAELEKGGDFTALAKKHSIDPMGSEGGDLGWFTADRMVPPFSEAVVALENGKFSKQPVQTQFGWHVILREESRALTPPPFDSVKEQIRPMLQRQKAQTMIESLRKNAKVEVLLPPTPPKQEETQPAAPADQAAPAPTAEPTTAEPPSAAPNADLKAAESATTAK; the protein is encoded by the coding sequence ATGAAACTGAAACTTATTCCCCTGATACTAGCCAGTAGCGTACTGTTACCAGGTTGCTTCGAAGAAAAAGCCAAGGATACGGCCACACCAGCGGCGCCGACTGTCAGCAAAGAAGACGCAGTCGCCTCGGTTAATGGCACTTATATCAGCAAAAAAACCCTGGAAACCTTGGAAAAAGAAATTGCCGAACGCAGCCAAGGCCAAACATTCCCGAAAGAACAGTTATTGGAAGAACTGATTCAACGCGAATTACTAATTCAACAAGCAGTACAAAAACAACTGGATAAATCGCCAGAGGTGATCGAACGTATGGCTACCGTTAGAAATTCCTTGTTGTCCCAAGCTGCATTACAAGATTACCTGAAAGCTAATCCGGTCACCGACGAAGAAATCAAAGCCGAATACGACTCCAAAATGGCTAATATGGGTAGCGAATACAAAGCCCGCCATATTTTAGTTAAAACCGAAGACGAAGCGAAAAAACTGATCGCGGAACTGGAAAAAGGCGGCGACTTTACTGCACTGGCTAAAAAACATTCTATCGACCCGATGGGCTCGGAAGGTGGCGATTTAGGTTGGTTTACCGCTGACCGCATGGTCCCACCCTTTTCCGAAGCAGTTGTTGCACTGGAAAACGGCAAATTCAGTAAACAACCGGTACAAACCCAGTTTGGCTGGCATGTAATTTTGCGTGAAGAATCCAGAGCGCTAACACCGCCTCCGTTCGACTCGGTTAAGGAACAAATTCGCCCCATGTTGCAGCGCCAAAAAGCGCAAACCATGATCGAAAGTTTACGTAAAAACGCCAAAGTTGAAGTCTTGTTGCCGCCGACACCGCCAAAGCAAGAAGAAACTCAACCTGCCGCACCAGCTGATCAGGCGGCTCCAGCACCTACCGCTGAACCTACTACTGCGGAACCACCCAGCGCTGCACCAAACGCAGACCTAAAAGCCGCCGAATCAGCAACTACGGCTAAGTAA
- a CDS encoding BolA family protein → MTADNIKQKLEQAFKPELIEIIDHSAAHAGHAGNTGGGHFHVTLVSTQFEGKSLVQRHQLVYQALGDMMKDEIHALGINALTPSENS, encoded by the coding sequence ATGACAGCCGACAATATCAAACAGAAGCTGGAACAAGCTTTTAAGCCAGAATTAATCGAAATCATCGATCATAGCGCCGCACATGCCGGCCACGCCGGCAATACTGGTGGAGGCCATTTCCATGTCACTCTCGTCTCCACTCAATTTGAAGGTAAATCCCTGGTGCAAAGACATCAGCTGGTTTATCAGGCCTTGGGCGACATGATGAAGGATGAAATCCATGCCCTCGGCATTAACGCTTTAACCCCCTCTGAAAACAGCTAA
- a CDS encoding YciI family protein yields MLYAIIAEDVANSLSKRLAARPQHLQRLNILQDQGRLVLAGPHPAIDSDNPGDAGFSGSLIVAEFASQQDAQNWADADPYISAGVYASVTVKPFKQVFPQ; encoded by the coding sequence ATGTTGTACGCCATCATTGCCGAAGATGTCGCGAACAGCTTAAGCAAACGCCTGGCTGCCCGTCCGCAACATTTGCAACGATTGAACATATTGCAAGACCAAGGCCGACTCGTGTTGGCTGGCCCGCATCCGGCAATAGATAGCGATAATCCCGGCGATGCCGGTTTTAGCGGTAGCCTAATTGTTGCCGAGTTTGCCAGTCAGCAGGACGCCCAAAACTGGGCCGATGCCGACCCTTATATATCCGCCGGCGTATACGCTAGCGTTACCGTTAAACCTTTCAAACAAGTATTTCCCCAATGA
- a CDS encoding septation protein A has translation MKPLLEFFPIVLFFVTYKLYDIYIATAVVIASTVVQVIAYWLLYRKVETMQWITLGLILVMGGATLYLQDEQFIKWKLTIIEWLFGGAFLVSQYVGKKTFIERMMGANLELPDRIWKRLNISWSMFFIGVGCLNLYVMANYSTDDWVSFKTFGVPGLMLIFVAVQMVFLYKFVPAPEAKE, from the coding sequence ATGAAACCGCTTTTAGAGTTTTTCCCTATCGTTCTATTCTTTGTCACCTATAAACTGTACGACATTTATATTGCCACTGCCGTAGTCATCGCCTCCACAGTGGTACAGGTCATCGCCTATTGGCTGCTGTATCGCAAAGTGGAAACCATGCAGTGGATTACGCTAGGTTTAATTTTAGTAATGGGTGGTGCAACGCTGTATTTACAGGACGAGCAATTCATTAAATGGAAGCTCACCATCATTGAATGGCTATTCGGCGGTGCATTTTTAGTCAGCCAATACGTCGGCAAAAAAACCTTTATTGAACGCATGATGGGCGCAAATCTCGAATTGCCGGATCGCATATGGAAACGCCTTAATATCAGCTGGTCTATGTTTTTTATCGGGGTCGGCTGTTTAAATTTATATGTGATGGCGAACTACAGCACCGACGACTGGGTCAGCTTTAAAACTTTCGGCGTTCCAGGCCTGATGCTTATTTTTGTTGCCGTACAAATGGTGTTCTTGTATAAGTTTGTACCCGCACCAGAGGCTAAAGAATAA
- a CDS encoding DUF1244 domain-containing protein, with translation MVQSNNVELEAAAFRQLLAHLQKHTEVQNIELMVLADFCRNCLAKWYAAAAAERGVDIGYEQAREIVYGMPYSEWKDQYQHEATAEQLAAYDAKQKLKAQS, from the coding sequence ATGGTTCAGTCCAATAATGTCGAGTTGGAAGCCGCGGCTTTCAGGCAACTGCTTGCCCATTTGCAAAAACATACCGAAGTACAAAATATCGAACTGATGGTGCTAGCCGATTTTTGCAGGAATTGCTTGGCGAAATGGTATGCAGCTGCCGCAGCCGAGCGTGGTGTGGATATAGGCTACGAGCAAGCGCGGGAAATTGTCTACGGTATGCCGTACAGCGAATGGAAGGATCAATATCAACACGAAGCCACGGCTGAGCAGTTGGCTGCGTACGATGCTAAACAAAAACTAAAAGCGCAGTCATGA
- a CDS encoding class I SAM-dependent methyltransferase: protein MTTDKPFDAMFSGVIGQEYQMLKLICPFATEMSRLVGEIVGAYCERQNTQQTVVELGGGTGITTLAILSAADNLKVLSVDNEPIMQSQAQQSLRDWVAADRLSFSSDDALSALQALPSDSVDILASAYTLHNFHIDYRRQVLAEIYRVLKPGGQFVNGDRYALDDISVHTRSTQREVGGYFKVLTEINRLDLLEHWIVHLFNDESENHVMRESVALAQMADVGFREIELQQRMEVNALVTAIK from the coding sequence ATGACGACCGATAAACCCTTCGATGCAATGTTTTCCGGTGTGATCGGCCAGGAATATCAAATGCTGAAACTGATATGCCCATTTGCGACGGAAATGAGTCGCTTGGTCGGCGAGATCGTTGGCGCTTACTGTGAGAGGCAAAATACTCAGCAGACGGTGGTTGAACTCGGGGGTGGCACCGGCATTACCACATTGGCTATCCTGTCCGCTGCGGATAACTTGAAGGTATTAAGTGTCGATAACGAGCCCATCATGCAAAGTCAGGCGCAGCAGAGTTTGCGGGACTGGGTTGCTGCCGACAGATTGAGTTTTTCCAGCGACGATGCCTTAAGTGCATTGCAAGCGTTACCCAGTGACAGTGTCGATATTTTGGCGTCGGCATATACCTTGCATAACTTCCATATCGATTACCGCCGCCAGGTGCTGGCCGAAATATATCGAGTGTTAAAGCCGGGTGGACAATTCGTTAACGGTGACCGTTACGCATTGGACGATATTTCCGTGCATACCCGTAGCACCCAGCGAGAAGTTGGCGGCTATTTTAAGGTGTTGACTGAAATTAACCGGCTTGATCTGCTCGAACATTGGATTGTCCATTTGTTTAATGACGAGTCGGAAAATCACGTCATGCGTGAATCGGTCGCGTTGGCGCAGATGGCTGACGTCGGTTTTCGGGAAATCGAATTACAGCAGCGCATGGAGGTCAATGCCTTGGTAACTGCGATCAAATGA
- a CDS encoding SPOR domain-containing protein has product MAESTGSKNKKTLDAFADDLDAMLNIGDPSEQQVGTIDDDEAIDRLLVGDETFERNAQQEIDEFADIDELLSANEPGAASSLASDIDEFGDDLDSDIGINPGREQQVIDDEFADIVDAENRQDRIELADTDVFEEVAELERVGQIDDFVEDTSIAALILPETAGDELENMAEIDEFSDDAESVGSNADFLIADFDISADDELAPPAPPNVDDFADSAEPNASVQPSTSEPDPGFAAEASYQDNDEELVVVQSHEPEIAPVAEAVERVQAAPPVQVIDHSSEIAALNRNIVDIKKHQQQIRHDLTEAAGKNELLGCLDSLESLQTEQKKTKRAVDALAAKKPVSAYVANGIAVAALLIGSGLGIQGMIAKSQVGELVTIIGKLQEQVNVAPASDAADKEMLRKQLDELTVSNGVMATQIAELSKVGPADPGAAKAAGDQAKPSAEISSQMMQIGAAIEALQNKVSALEKGRAVAVASVPKPEKKKPEPVEENWAVNLVAFKQDWYAKSKAQEFAGKGVPAKVVKTESKGENWYRLFVDGFKTQYEAASYAAKIKKTLNLDSVWVTRNKE; this is encoded by the coding sequence ATGGCTGAATCGACTGGTAGTAAAAACAAAAAAACCTTGGATGCATTCGCGGACGATTTGGATGCCATGCTCAATATCGGCGATCCTTCCGAGCAACAGGTTGGCACTATAGATGATGACGAAGCTATCGACCGTTTACTGGTGGGCGACGAAACGTTTGAGCGTAATGCTCAGCAGGAAATCGACGAGTTTGCGGATATCGATGAATTGCTGAGTGCGAATGAGCCCGGCGCAGCATCGAGTTTGGCCAGCGATATTGACGAGTTTGGCGACGATTTGGATAGCGACATTGGTATTAATCCTGGTCGCGAGCAACAAGTTATCGACGATGAGTTTGCCGATATTGTCGATGCCGAAAACCGCCAAGACCGTATAGAACTGGCGGACACCGATGTGTTCGAAGAAGTTGCGGAGTTAGAGCGCGTAGGTCAAATCGACGATTTTGTCGAGGATACGTCGATCGCCGCGTTGATTTTGCCGGAAACCGCCGGAGACGAACTGGAGAATATGGCGGAAATAGACGAGTTTTCCGATGATGCTGAATCAGTTGGCAGCAATGCTGATTTTTTGATTGCAGATTTTGATATTTCCGCGGATGACGAGCTCGCGCCACCGGCGCCGCCAAATGTCGATGATTTTGCCGATTCTGCGGAACCAAATGCTAGTGTTCAACCAAGTACGTCGGAGCCGGATCCGGGATTTGCGGCAGAGGCGAGCTATCAGGATAACGACGAAGAATTAGTCGTCGTACAGAGTCATGAGCCGGAAATCGCGCCAGTTGCCGAAGCGGTCGAGCGAGTTCAAGCTGCGCCGCCGGTACAGGTAATTGATCACAGCAGCGAAATTGCAGCGTTGAATCGGAATATCGTCGACATCAAAAAGCATCAACAACAGATTCGACACGACTTGACCGAGGCTGCGGGCAAGAATGAGTTGCTCGGCTGTCTGGATAGCCTGGAAAGCCTGCAGACCGAACAGAAAAAAACCAAGCGAGCCGTGGATGCCTTGGCCGCTAAAAAGCCGGTAAGCGCTTATGTTGCCAATGGTATTGCAGTTGCGGCTTTGTTGATTGGCAGCGGATTAGGTATTCAAGGCATGATTGCCAAATCGCAAGTCGGTGAATTGGTCACCATTATAGGTAAACTGCAGGAGCAGGTGAATGTAGCGCCGGCCTCCGATGCGGCCGACAAAGAGATGTTACGCAAGCAGTTGGACGAGTTGACGGTTAGCAACGGAGTGATGGCCACTCAGATCGCAGAGTTAAGCAAGGTGGGGCCTGCTGATCCTGGTGCCGCAAAAGCTGCTGGCGATCAGGCTAAGCCCTCTGCCGAAATCAGCAGCCAGATGATGCAAATCGGTGCCGCGATAGAAGCTTTGCAAAACAAGGTAAGCGCTTTGGAAAAAGGCCGAGCTGTGGCGGTCGCGTCGGTGCCTAAACCGGAAAAGAAAAAGCCGGAACCGGTTGAGGAAAATTGGGCGGTCAACCTGGTTGCTTTTAAACAGGACTGGTATGCCAAGAGTAAAGCTCAGGAGTTTGCGGGCAAGGGTGTGCCGGCCAAGGTAGTCAAAACCGAATCCAAAGGCGAAAATTGGTATCGCTTGTTTGTGGATGGATTTAAAACCCAATACGAAGCGGCGTCTTATGCAGCAAAGATCAAGAAAACCCTGAATCTCGATTCGGTGTGGGTTACCCGCAATAAAGAATAG
- a CDS encoding 5'-nucleotidase, with amino-acid sequence MDNQKLVVAVSSRALFNLDESHAIFETHGKEAFCRYQIEHENEILPPGFGFSLVKKFLDINKAFPGAPLVEIILLSQNSADTGLRIFNSINHYELAISRAAFTSGVSPYEYIPAFGAHLFLSANGEDVRKALAAGYAAATIVSGTVANPSPQLRIAFDGDAVLFSDESERIYQQHGLAAFAANERNEAHRPLSDGPLKEFLSALHRIQTHFDQELSPIRTALVTARAAPAHERVVRTLRAWGIRIDEALFLGGMPKGAFLKAFGADIFFDDQKGHCDSAESHQIAAAHVPNGITNQNRS; translated from the coding sequence ATGGATAATCAGAAACTAGTCGTAGCGGTATCGTCTAGGGCTTTGTTCAATCTAGATGAATCGCATGCGATTTTCGAAACCCATGGCAAGGAAGCGTTTTGTCGTTATCAGATTGAGCACGAAAACGAAATTCTGCCGCCGGGTTTCGGATTTTCCTTGGTGAAGAAGTTTCTGGATATCAACAAAGCCTTTCCCGGCGCACCGCTGGTGGAGATTATCCTGTTATCGCAGAATAGCGCCGATACTGGCCTGCGCATTTTTAACTCGATTAATCATTATGAACTGGCGATTAGCCGGGCGGCATTTACCAGTGGTGTTTCACCCTATGAATACATTCCGGCATTCGGTGCGCATTTGTTTTTATCCGCCAATGGCGAGGACGTCAGAAAAGCCTTGGCTGCCGGTTATGCCGCTGCCACCATCGTCTCCGGCACTGTCGCTAATCCGTCGCCGCAGCTGCGGATTGCTTTCGACGGCGATGCGGTGTTGTTTTCCGACGAGTCCGAGCGGATTTATCAGCAACACGGTTTGGCCGCTTTTGCGGCCAATGAGCGCAACGAGGCGCACAGGCCTTTGTCCGACGGCCCATTGAAAGAGTTTTTAAGCGCTTTGCACCGCATACAGACTCATTTTGATCAAGAGCTGTCGCCGATTCGCACCGCGCTGGTTACCGCGCGCGCTGCACCTGCTCACGAGCGGGTCGTGAGAACCTTGCGGGCGTGGGGGATTAGAATAGACGAAGCCTTGTTTTTAGGCGGCATGCCCAAGGGCGCGTTTTTAAAAGCGTTTGGGGCCGATATTTTCTTCGATGACCAGAAAGGTCATTGCGATTCCGCGGAGTCGCATCAAATCGCCGCTGCCCACGTCCCCAATGGGATTACAAATCAAAACCGATCCTGA
- the lnt gene encoding apolipoprotein N-acyltransferase produces the protein MKRILNFKWELAAPVFGALLTMAFAPYDYAYAAVAALMFMYWVWQQQAPNRAALSGYLFGLGLFSTGIWWTYISIHDFGGGDPYSAIALTALLVAVWALFPALTGWMIAKTLLWSGPWLRIIAAAIVWVTVEYFRGYWLLNGFPWLQIAYSQLSTPLAGFAPLVGVYGVGFLLALSAFAAVEMFRGKLTVLRCLPVLVSIWVGGWYLQSVAWTQAAGAPIKVTLVQGNIGQDQKWQKNQKLNTLRLYQELTEQHWDSDVIIWPETSIPAFLSQVKEFYIDPLQTAAQAHGVDLVVGLPSSGQGKDYYNSVMTLGEKQALYHKNHLLPFGEYLPLQPLSGWVLDKLQIPLGDFAAGGDQQTLLTAGGHAFVTTICYEDAFGELVARQVADAGYIVNMTNDAWFGDSSQPHQHMQMARMRALETGRYLVRVTNTGVTGFVGPDGALRSQAPLFNTTTLTDYIVPMSGLTPYVMLGDKGLFGLLAVLLLLVYAWSRWCSAVTFKRHAKAA, from the coding sequence ATGAAGCGAATATTGAATTTTAAATGGGAGCTTGCCGCACCAGTTTTTGGTGCATTGCTGACCATGGCCTTTGCACCCTACGATTATGCTTACGCCGCGGTCGCCGCACTGATGTTCATGTACTGGGTTTGGCAGCAGCAAGCGCCGAACAGAGCCGCTCTTAGTGGATATTTGTTTGGTTTGGGCTTATTCAGTACCGGTATTTGGTGGACGTACATCAGTATTCACGATTTTGGTGGCGGCGACCCTTATAGCGCGATAGCGCTGACGGCTTTGCTGGTGGCGGTTTGGGCATTATTCCCGGCTTTAACCGGCTGGATGATTGCCAAAACCTTGTTGTGGTCCGGGCCGTGGTTACGAATAATCGCAGCAGCTATCGTTTGGGTAACGGTCGAGTATTTTCGCGGTTATTGGTTGTTGAACGGTTTCCCCTGGCTCCAAATCGCCTACAGCCAACTTTCTACGCCCTTGGCCGGTTTTGCGCCGCTGGTCGGAGTCTACGGTGTTGGGTTTTTATTGGCGCTGTCGGCCTTCGCCGCCGTGGAGATGTTCCGCGGTAAATTGACCGTCTTACGATGCTTGCCGGTTTTAGTCTCGATTTGGGTGGGAGGATGGTATCTGCAATCCGTGGCATGGACTCAGGCCGCCGGCGCGCCGATTAAGGTGACGCTGGTGCAAGGCAATATTGGTCAGGATCAGAAATGGCAAAAAAATCAGAAACTCAACACGCTCAGACTTTATCAAGAGCTTACCGAGCAGCATTGGGATTCCGATGTGATCATCTGGCCGGAGACCTCGATTCCCGCCTTTTTATCGCAAGTCAAAGAGTTCTACATCGATCCTCTGCAAACCGCCGCGCAAGCGCATGGAGTTGATTTGGTCGTTGGGTTGCCCAGCAGCGGGCAGGGCAAGGATTATTACAATAGCGTAATGACTCTGGGCGAAAAGCAAGCCTTGTATCATAAAAATCATCTGCTGCCGTTTGGCGAATATTTGCCGCTTCAGCCTTTATCGGGTTGGGTATTGGATAAATTGCAAATTCCGCTTGGCGATTTTGCAGCCGGTGGCGATCAGCAAACCTTGTTGACGGCGGGGGGGCATGCGTTTGTCACTACTATTTGCTATGAAGATGCTTTCGGCGAGTTGGTTGCCAGACAGGTTGCCGATGCGGGCTATATCGTTAATATGACTAATGATGCCTGGTTCGGCGATTCGTCGCAGCCACACCAGCACATGCAAATGGCGCGGATGCGAGCCCTGGAAACCGGCCGATATTTGGTGCGCGTTACCAACACCGGCGTGACAGGGTTCGTCGGCCCGGACGGCGCATTACGTAGCCAAGCGCCCTTGTTCAATACCACCACTTTGACAGATTATATCGTGCCGATGAGCGGCCTTACGCCTTATGTTATGTTGGGCGATAAAGGTCTTTTCGGGTTATTGGCGGTATTGCTGCTGCTTGTATATGCTTGGAGTCGCTGGTGTAGTGCAGTCACTTTCAAGCGGCACGCTAAAGCTGCCTAG